The Hymenobacter oligotrophus genome segment CGGGGCCGTGGGCAACGCTGCTTGCTCCTCCTGCTCGAAACAGCTAACGGTGCCGCGGTGGCACGTAGGGCCGTCGGGCCGGGCCCGGATGAGCAGCGCGTCGTTGTCGCAGTCGGGGTGCAGGCTTACCACGGTTAGGTAGTGGCCGCTGGTTTCGCCTTTCGTCCAGAGGCGATTCTTGGAGCGCGAGAAAAAGGTAACGCGTCCCTCCTGCTCGGTTTTGCTCAGCGCCTCCTCGTTCACGTAGCCCAGCATCAACACCTGCCCGGTGTCGGCGTCCTGCACTACGGCCGGAATCAGCCCGCCCATTTTTTCGAAGTCTAAAGTCATTTGAGTTATCAGTTGTCCGTTGCCGGTTGCCAGTGACCGGATTTGAGTTGTCCGATGTCAGTGCCCATGCAAGTCAGGATAAACTGACAACTGGCAACCGACAACCGACAACTCATAATCTTACCGGCAGGCCGGCGGCCCGCAAGTGCTGCTTTAAATCAGGAATGCCGATTTCGCCGAAGTGGAAGATGCTGGCCGCCAAGCCAGCATCAGCCTGGGCTTGCTGAAACACGTCGGTAAAGTGCTCCATTTTGCCCGCCCCGCCCGAGGCAATTACGGGTACGCTCACGGCCTGGCACACGGCACCGGTTACATCCAGCGCAAAACCATCCTTGGTGCCGTCGTGGCTCATGGAGGTAAGCAGCAGCTCGCCGGCCCCGCGCTCGGCGGCTTCGCGGCACCACGCCACGGCATCGAGGCCCGTAGCTACGGTACCGGCGCGGGTATACACCTGCCACCCGGCTTCGGGCGTGTGGCGGGCATCCACGGCCACCACAATGCACTGCGAACCGAAGCGGCGGGCCAGCTCATCAATCAGCTCGGGGCGCTGCAAGGCGGCCGAGTTAATCGAAACTTTATCGGCCCCGTTGAGCAACAGCGCTTCCACATCGGCCACGGCGCCAATGCCGCCGCCTACGGTGAACGGGATGTCCAGCTCGCGGGCTACGTCGCGCACCAGGGCCACCAGCGTTTGCCGCTTCTGGTTGGTGGCGGTTATATCGAGGAACACCAGCTCGTCGGCGCCCTGCTTCGCGTATTGCGACGCCAGGGCTACCGGGTCGCCGGCGTCGCGCAAACCCTCGAAACGGATGCCCTTCACGGTGCGGCCGTCCTTTACATCGAGGCACGGAATGATGCGTTTGGTCAGCATCTTCTTTAGGTTGAAAGTACAGAAAGGAACCTAGGCTACGAACCGGCTGAGGTCTTCGAGCCGAATGGTGCCCTCGTATATAGCCTTGCCGATGATGGCGCCGTACATGCCTACTTCGGCCAGGGCCTCCACATCGGCAATGGTGGTTACGCCACCGCTGGCTACCAGCTGCGCTTGCGGCAGTTCGGCGCGTAAGGCTTTGTAAGCACCAAGGGACGGGCCTTGCAGCTTGCCATCCTTGCTGACGTCGGTGCACACAAAGGTGGCGGCGCCGGCGCCTAGGTACGCGGCCACAAACTCGGCCAGGGTCCGCTCCGATTGCTCGGCCCAGGCGTTGATGGAAATGTGGTTGTCGCGGAAGTCGGCACCGACGATGATGCGCTCGGCCCCGAAGCTGCGCAGCCAAGCCTGCACGGTGTCGGGCTCGCGCACGGCAATGCTGCCCGCCGTGATTTGCGCCGCGCCGGCATCGAAGGCTTGCCGTACGGCTTCCTCTTGCTGCAAGCCGCCCCCAAAGTCGATGATCAGGTTGGTGTGGCGGGCAATGCGCTCGAGCACGGGCAGGTTTACGGGCCGCTTAGCGCGGGCGCCATCAAGGTCGACGAGGTGCAGGCGGCGCATGCCGTGCTGCTCGAAACGCTGAGCTACGGCCAACGGGTCGGAGTCGTACGTGGTTTGCTGCGCAAAGTCGCCCTCGGTGAGGCGTACGCATTGGCCACCGATGAGGTCGATGGCGGGAATGATTTCCATCATGCTGGTATGGTGTTCTGGCGGCCCTAGGTTAGAGCGCCAAAAAGTTCTGAAGGATGCGGGTACCTACTGGGCCGCTTTTCTCGGTGTGGAACTGCACCGCGTAGAAGTTGCGGTGCTGCACCGCGGCACTAAATGGCGCCGGGTAAACTGCTTCCGCAATGGTGTACTCGCCTACCGGGGCATAGTAGCTGTGCACGAAATACACGAAGTCTTCCTCGCGCAAGCCTTCGAACAACGGCGTGCGCAGCCGTTGCAGGTTGTTCCAGCCCATGTGCGGCACTTTGTGCTGGGCATCGGGTGCGAAGCGCTTTACCTCAAAGGGCAAAATGCCGAGTAGCTGCGTGTCGCCTTCTTCGCTGTGCTGCCCCAGCAACTGCATCCCCAGGCATATACCCAGGAATGGCTGCTCGAGCGTAGGCAAGAGTTTGTCGAGGCCTTGGGCGCGGAGCTCGTGCATGGCCGAAGCTGCCTCGCCTTCCCCCGGAAACAAGATCTTGTCGGCCCGTCGGATGACGTCATGATCAGCGGTCAGGGTTGCTTGTACGCCTAGGCGCTCCAAGGCAAACAACACCGACTGAACATTGCCGCCTTTGTAGTCAATTACTGCTATTTCCATTTCGTTATACCAAATGTTTATACAAATGAGAAGGCGGTAATGAATCCGTGTTATGCTACACAAGTAAGTCTCTTAGGCAGCTTTCCCATTTGTATAAACATATGTTTAAGCCCTACAGAACGCCTTTGGTGCTAGGTATTTCCATCTTAGCAGCATCACGCTGCAGTGCAGCTTTCGTTGCTTTGGCTACTGCCTTAAAGATGGCCTCAATCTTATGGTGCTCGTTGTCGCCCTCGCACTTTATATTGAGGTTGCAGCGGGCTGCGTCGGAGAAGCTTTTAAAGAAATGGTAAAACATTTCGGTAGGCATGTCTCCTACTTTTTCGCGCTTGAACGTGGCATCCCACACCAGCCATGGGCGGCCCGAAAAATCGATAGCCGCTTGCGCCAACGAGTCATCCATGGGTAGCAAGAAGCCGTACCGAGCTACTCCACGCTTGTCGCCGATGGCTTGGTTGAACGCTTCGCCGATGGCAATGGCAGTGTCTTCAATCGTGTGGTGTTCGTCGATGTGCAAGTCGCCTTGTACCTCTACCAGCATATCGACGCCGCTGTGCTTGGCCAGCTGATCAATCATGTGGTCAAAAAATCCGAGGCCCGTTTTTATGCTGTGCTTCCCGCTGCCGTCGAGGTTCAGCTCCACCCGAATTTTCGTTTCGTTCGTGTCGCGTTGTACCACGGCCTTGCGAGCGGGCAAACGCAGAAACTGGTATATCGCATCCCAGCTAGTTGTCGTCAGTGCCGCGCGGTCGTCGCGGAGTTCGTCGCTGATCAGGATGGATTGGCAACCTAGGTTCTCGGCTAGCTGCACGTCGGTAATCCGGTCGCCGAGCACGTAGGAGTTCGGCAGGTCGTAACCGTTGGCCGCATCGAGGTACTCCGTAAGCATGCCAATGCCGGGCTTGCGCGTCGGCAGGTTTTCGTGCGCGAAGCTGCGGTCGATGTGGCTACGCACAAACTCCACCCCTTCGCCGCGCAAAATGTCGAGCATCAGGTTTTGGCAAGGCCAGAAGGTGTCCTCCGGGAACGACGCCGTGCCCAGGCCATCTTGGTTTGTTACGAGCACCAACTCGTAGTCAAGCTCGCGAGCGATGCGCGCCAGGTTGCTGATGGCCCCCGGCAAAAACTGAAACTTATCGAAACTATCGACCTGCTGGTTGGGCTGCGGCTCTACCAAAATGGTACCGTCGCGGTCGATGAAAAGCACTTTTTTCATGTGAAAGTCGCAAGACCTAGGGCCTCGCGTTGGGAAGTAGTTGAACAAACAAAGCCGCCCCGCTGCCAATGAGAGGGGCGGCTTATCTTACCTAGGCAAACTGCTGCAGGGCTTCGAGCAGTTGCTCATTCTCGGCGGGCGTGCCCACCGTCAGGCGCAGGCAACCCGCGCAGCCTGGCTGGGTAGTGCGGTTGCGCACCACGATGCCTTTGCCGAGCAGGTACTCATACACGGCAGTGGCATCGGGCCGGAAGCGGACGAGCAAGAAGTTGGCATCGGATGGAAACACTTCTTCCACAATGCCTACTGCAGGCAGCTGCTGCTGCAACCACGCGCGGCCGGTCAGGAGTTCTTGCCGCATTTGCTCAAAGCGGGCCGCGTCGCGCAGGCCAGCAAACGCATGCTGTTGCGTAGCCTCCGAGATATTGTAAGGAGGCTTGATCTTGTTGAGGTAGCCAATCAGCTCGGCCGATGCGAAAGCCATACCCAGGCGCAGGCCAGCCATGCCCCAGGCCTTCGAAAACGTCTGCAGCACCACCAGGTTGGCAAACTCGTCGAGGCGAGTGGTCCAGCTCGGAGCGTCGGCAAAATCTACGTAAGCCTCGTCAACCACAACAATACCACGGAAGCCGCGCAGGATTTGCTCGATGGCATCCTGGTGCAGCAGGTTGCCGGTGGGGTTGTTGGGCGAGCACAGAAAAACAACTTTCGCATCCGAGGCCAACACCTTATTAATAACCTCGGCCGAAAGCTGAAAATCGCCCGTGAGCGGGATACGCTCAATGGCCACGTCGTTGAGGTTTGCGGCCACCTCGTACATGCCGTAGGTGGGCGGCAGAATGGCAATGCTATCCTGGCCGGGCACGCAAGTAAGGCGCAGCAGCAAGTCGATGGCTTCGTCGGAGCCGTTGCCCAGGAAGATTTGCTCCGGACGGACGTGCTTGAGCTTGGCTACTTCGGCTTTCACGGCGCGCTGCAGCGGATCGGGGTACCGGTTGAACGCCTGCGGCCCCACCGAGCCCAGGCTGTTTTCGTTGGCATCCAGCATTACCTGCGCCGTGCCCTGAAATTCGTCGCGGGCCGAAGCGTAGGGTTTCATGGCCCGGATGTTGGGCCGTATGAGTGAGTCGAGGTTCATTAGAGAAGGACGAATGAAGAAGGAGGAATGAAGAATTACTTCAATAAGCATGAATCAGGCGGCAACGAACAACCCATGTGGCCGCCCGCTTCCTTATTCATTCCTCATTCTTCCTTCAGCGAAGCCAAGCGCAGCGTTACTGCTCGGGCGTGGGCGCGCAAGCCTTCGGCCTCGGCCATGGCTTCGACAACGGGGCCTAGGGCCCGTAGACCGGCTGGCGTGATGCGCTGGAAGGTTATTTTCTTCACGAACGAGTCGAGCGATACGCCGCTGTAGTTGCGGGCGTAGCCGTTGGTGGGCAGCGTGTGGTTGGTACCCGAGGCATAGTCGCCAGCCGCCTCGGGCGTGAGGTGACCTAGGAACACCGAGCCAGCGCTGGTTACGCCCGCGGCCATGGCCTCGGCGTTTTCAACGGCCAGAATCAAGTGCTCGGGCGCGTACTGGTTCGAGAACAGCAGCATTTCCTCGGAGGTGCGCAGCAAAATGGCGCGGCTTTCGCGCAAGGCCAATGCCGCTACTTCGTGCCGGGGCAACTCGGCCAACTGGCGTTGTACCTCGGCCGTTACTTGCTCGAGCACGCGCGGCGAGTTGGACAGCAACACCACTTGCGAATCGGGCCCGTGCTCGGCCTGGCTCAGCAAATCGGCCGCCACGAACACGGGATTCGCGGTTTCGTCGGCAATTACCAGCACCTCCGAGGGCCCAGCGGGCATGTCGATGGCCACGCCGCGCTGCGCGGCGAGCTGTTTGGCGGCCGTTACGTAGCGGTTGCCCGGGCCGAAAATCTTATCGACGGCCGGTACGCTGGTGGTGCCGCCCGTGAGTGCGGCTACGGCTTGGGCGCCCCCGGCTTTAACGATGGTATCGATGCCGAGCAGCTCAGCCGTGAACAAGATGACGGGGTTAACGGAGCCGTCTTTGCCGGGGGGCGTGCACAACACAATTTCGGGGCATCCGGCCAGGCGCGCGGGCACGCCCAGCATCAGCAAGGTGCTGAACAAGGGCGCCGTGCCGCCGGGTATGTACAAGCCCACCCGCTGCACCGGCACCGAGCGGCGCCAGCACTCCACGCCGGGCATGGTTTCGAGGCGCAGCTCGCCCTCGCGCTGGGCCGCGTGAAAACGTTCGATATTCTGGTAGGCCTGCCGAATGGCGGCTTGCAAGTCGGCGGGTACTTGGGCAATGGCCGCGCGCACCTCGCCGGGCGAAACGCGCAGGCTACCTAGGGTTGCTCCGTCGAGCACGGCGGCGTAGTGCAGCAACGCCTCGTCGCCGCGTTGGCGCACGTCGTCGAAAATTTCACGCACCCGCTGCTCCACCTGCTTCGCTTCGCCTTGGGCCGGGCGCTGCTGCAAAGCAGCCCACTCAGCCGGCGAAGGATATTGAATGATTTGCATGTGTTAAGTTTTAGGTATTAGGGCCTGGGGCTTAGGTTGTGGGTTATAAGCGGTTTCGTCTCCGAGCCCTAAAACCTGACACCTAAGCCCTATAACCTAACTAATCATCTTCTCGATGGGCAGCACCAGAATGCCTTCGGCACCCACGGCTTTCAGCTGATCCGTAACATGCCAGAAGTCGTCCTCATTTACCACCGATTGCACCGAAACCCAGCCTTGCTCAGCCAGTGGCGTAACCGTGGGCGACTTGATGCCGGGCAGCAGCGCCTTCACGGCATCGAGCGACGCTACGGGGGCGTTTAGCACAATGTACTTGTTGCGGCGCGCGCGGCGCACGGCCTGCATCCGAAACTGCAGCTGTTCCAGCAGGGCTTGTTTTTCGGCCGACAATGCGCGGTTGGCAATCAATACGGCCTCGGAGCGGAACACCGTTTCTACTTCGCGCAAGCCGTTGCCCAACAGCGTGGAGCCCGACGATACAATGTCGCAGATGGCATCGGCCAGGCCAATGCTCGGCGCAATTTCCACGGAGCCGCTGATGGTGTGCAGGTTGGCCTGCACGCCGTGGCCGGCGAGGTAAGTACCTAGGATTTGCGGGTACGAGGTGGCAATGTTCTTGCCCTGCAGGTCGGCTACTGAGGCGTAGGCCTCGCCGCGCGGCACCGCCAACGACAAGCGGCACTTGCTGAAACCTAGGGGTTCCACTTCCAGCTCGGGCAGGCCGGCTTCTACCAGCACGTTCTGGCCTACCACGCCTAGGTCGGCCACGCCATCCTGCACGTAGCCAGGAATGTCGTCGTCGCGCAGGTATAAAATTTCGAGGGGAAAATTGGTGGCTTCGGTTTTGAGCTTGTACGAGCTGCTAACGAAGCTAATGCCACACTCGCGAATCAACGACAAAGAGTCTTCGCTGAGGCGGCCCGATTTCTGGATTGCCAGACGGATCATGAACAAGAAACAATAACAACGGGAAACGACGCCAGCCAGCAGCCAATGCGGCCGAAAGTGTACGCTGAACGCCAGAAAATGAAAAGGGGTGCCGGAAAGCAACAAACCCTAGGTGGGTTGTGCACTGACCAAACCGGCTGGGGCGACGTAGGTTCGGACCGTAGCCGAACGCTTATACGTAAGTTATTCCTCTCCCGTGGAGGAATGGTGGTGATGATGGCCAGCATGCCCGTGTGCGGCAGCCCAACGCGGGGCAACCGGCAACATAGAGGGGCGCAACAAAGCAGCGAGGGGCATGCGGCAGGGATGAGTTGCGCAAAGGTAAACAGCGGAACGATTTTCGCAAGTGCAGTTTTTTTGGCACCCGCCCGAATTTAACGGCCACATGATGATGTGGTTTTAAACCCTGCGGCTTTCGGCATGTCGTATCTTGGCACTAGAAATCCCGCCCCGAACGTTGCTACCCTACCACCTGCATCAGCTTATGTCGCGCGTATTGTGTTTTTTTCTGGCGTTTGTGTTGTGTATATCGGTTGCCCAGGCGCAGCAGTTTACCCTGCCGCAGGCCAGCCCGCATGCTTTCGTCAGCCAAACCGTAGGCCTCACCGAAATAGCCGTCGATTACCACACCCCCGCCGTGCGCAACCGCGCCATTTGGGGGCAGCTGGTGCCCTACGACCAGGTGTGGCGCGCCGGGGCCAACGAAAACACCATCATCTCCTTTACCGATTCGGTGCGCATCGGCAACCAAACCGTGCCGGCCGGCAAGTACTCGCTGTTTGTGCTGCCCTCGGCCGAGCACGACTGGCAGTTTATCCTGAACAAGGTAACCACCCACTGGGGCGCCGAGGGCTACGACGCCAAAGAAGACCAAGTGCGCGTGCCGGTAATGCCCGAGCAAAGCACCATGCACGAAACGCTGGTGTACTGGTTTTCCGACGTGCGGCCCAACTCGGCCAAGCTCAACCTTTCGTGGGAGCAAAAAACCATTTCCGTTACCATCCGCACCAACGTGCACGCCAAGGTGCTCAACGCCATGCAGGCGGCCCTCACGGAGCGCCCCAACGATCCGCAACTGCTGGCCCAAGCCGCCGATTACCTTATCCAGAACCGCATGGAAGCCGAACTGGCCCTGCGCTACATCAACCGCGCCATCGAGCTCAACGACAGCTACACCAACAATTGGCTGAAGGCTCGCCTCATGGCGCAGAAAGAAGACTACCTCACGGCCGTTGAAATTGCCCGCCGCGCCATTAAAATGGGCGACAAAGACGATGAATCGTTTAAGCACCAATTGCCCAACATGCGCCTGGCGCTAACCGAATGGCAGTCGAAAGCCTACTAGCACCCAAGGTGTTCCGCACGAAAAAGGCCGCAGCAGCGGCCTTTTTTGTGGGTACCGGCCGCGGCCTTTGGGTTAAGTAGTCAGTCGAAAACAACTTTTTGCATTTGGGCGTCATGCTGAGCAAAGCCGAAGCATCTCTGCCGCTTCGTCCGATAGCATTTCAACGAAGCGGCAGAGATGCTTCGGCTTCGCGGACGCCAGATGGGCATGACGTACTTTCCGGCATAAGCTTAACTTATGACGAGCACTTAAAACCGAGCAATAACCCGCAGGTTGATAACGCGCTGCGACAGGTAGTTCGGCACGCCGTAAGTGGTGCCGTTCAGGTCCTGAATGTAGCTGTAGCCGGCCACGTTGTTGGCGGCCAGCACGTTCAGCACTTCCAGCCCCATCCAGATGCTTTCGGGCTCGTAGAAGCGGCGCTGCTGGTCGGTGCGCAAACTGAGCACTTTGGAAAAGCCAAGGTCGACGCGCTTGTAGCTGCGGGTAAGCTTGCTGGTGCCGCGCAGCTCGGGCAACCCGGGCGGGCTGAACGGCAAACCGGTACCAAACACCACGTTCACGTAGCCGCGCACCGAGGGGTTGTCGGGCAGGTGGTCCTGGAAAAAGATGCCCAGGTTCAGGCGCTGGTCGCTGGGCCGCCGGATGTAGCCCTTTTCCTTCTGGCCGATTACGTTACCTAGGGAGTCGTACTGCGTGATGACGTCGCCACGCAGGTTTTCGCGGGTAGTCAGCACCCCCAGGCTAAACCACGACTCGGCCCCGCGCACAAACTCGCCGCTGAAGCGCGCATCGAAGCCAGCCGCGTAGGCCGTAGCCAGGTTTTGGCCGAAGTAACGCAGGCGCACGTTGTCGACATCGTACGGTACGACGTCGGTGAGGTACTTGAAGTACGCTTCGGTGGTTAGCTGAAACGGCCGGCCGGCGGCTTTTAGGCGGTATTCGCTCCCTGCGATGAAATGCACGGAGCGTTGGGCCTTCAGGTCGCGGTTGAGCACGCCCACCTGGTTGCGCAACTCGCGGTAAAACGGCGGCTGGTAGTACAAGCCCGCAGCCGCTTTGTACGACAACCGCGGGTTGCGGCGGCTGATGGCCGAATACTGCACCCGGGGGCTTACCGCAAGCTGGTTGTTGACGGACCAATAATGCAGGCGCACGCCGTAGGTGAGCGTACGCAGCGAATCGAGCCGCCAGGTGTGCTGCCCGTAGCCCTGCACCCGCGCCGACTCCAGGTTCAAATCGGTGCGCAGGCGGGTAAAACGTTGCACCGGCACAAAGTCGGCCGAATCCACAAAGGTGTACTCGTCGAGGCGGTCGTCGATGTTTTCGCGCCCGCCCTTCAGGCCGAAGCGCAGCGTGTGCCGCTCCGTGGGCTGGTACGTTGCGCGCGCCTCGAGGCTGGCAATCCAGGCGTTGAGGCGGTTGCGCGAGTGGTCGAAGCGCGAGCCGATGTCGCGTTGGCGCACGGCTTGGTTGAAGGTGCGCGAGCTAGGGTCGCGGTCGATATCGGCCAAACGGTACGCGGCTTCCACATCCCGAAACTCCCATTCGCGCGTGAGCAGTCCGCCGGCAATCAGCTCGCCGCTGAGCTTGGGCGTAAAGTGGTGCGTCAGGTTCAGGCCGCCTTGGTACGTATCGTACTGCATGCGCTCGTAGCCGGCGTACCCGATAAACAAGCGCTGAAACTCGTTGGTGCCGGTGCTGAATGTAACCTGGCCGCTTTGAGGCGCAAACCGAAAGTTGTTGCGCGCGGCCGAGGCCAGCAGCCCCAAGCTGGTGCGCTGCATATCGCCCTGCGGACCTAGGCCCGCCCGCACGTACACTTGCCCGTCTAGGAAGGTTGGGTCGTAGGCGCCCTGGGCGCTGCGCAACGAACGCAGCACGTACTGGGCGTTTTTGTAGCGCGCCCCAGCCAAGTAGCTTACCCGCCCCGACTTCGAAACCGACTCGACGTGGGCTGCCCCGCCTACCAAACTGCCCGTTACCGATGCGGCATTGCGTTGCGGCTGCTTGTACTCGATGTTGAGCACCGACGACAGCTTGTCGCCGAAGCGCGGCTGCCACCCGCCCGATGTAAAATCGACCCGCTCCACCAAATCGGGGTTCACAAAGCTCAGGCCCTCTTGCTGCGCGGCCGTTACCAAAAACGGCCGATAAATCTCGATACCGTTGACGTAAACCAGGTTTTCGTCGTAGTTGCCGCCGCGCACCGAGTACGTGCTCGTTAGCTCGTTGTTGGCCACTACGCCCGGCAGCGTCGTCAGCACTTTGTTGAAGTCGCCGAACGCCGAGGGCACTTCTTTGATGGCCCGCGGATCGAGTTGCGTAAGGCTGATTTGCTCGCGCGTGTCTTCGCCGCGTTGGCCGCGCACCGTTACGTTATCAATGGTGCGGGCACTGCTTTGCAGCGTGAGGCGCAGCGCAGCCCGGCCGTCGGTTAGCTCTTGCGGCTGAATGGTGCGGCGCAGCGTGGTGTACCCTAGGCGGCGCAATACCAGCACCAGCGGCCGGCCGTTGGCAGGGCGCGTTGCCGTTAATCGAAACTCGCCGGATGCGTTGGTGTTGGCCCCGGCGGCCTGGCCTTCAACGGCAATGGCTACTTGCTCCAGTGGCTGGCCGTTGGCCTCGGTCACGGTGCCTCTCAGCTCGATGCGTGCAGCCGGCTGCTGCTGCGCAAAACCCGCCGTAACCGATACCGCAGCCGCAGCTGGCAAGCACAACAAACCCCGCACCACCACTACCGGCCACACGCGCTTTCGACGACGACGACTTGCGCCCATTAATTATTGGCCGTAACGGCTGCGGTTAGCTGCGCCCGCAAATCGGCCAGCGTGGCCACCGGGTCGGGCGAGTTGAAGACAAACGAACCGGCCACCAGCACATCGGCGCCAGCTTCCACCAGCGGTACGGCGTTTTGTTGGTTTACGCCGCCATCCACTTCAATCAGGGCTTCGGAACCGCAATCGGTCAGCAGCTCTTTTAGCTCGGCTACTTTTTGCAAGGTGTGCGGAATAAAGCTCTGCCCGCCAAAACCCGGGTTCACCGACATCACGCATACCAAGTCCAGCTCGGCCGCGATATCCTGCAGCACCCAAGCCGGCGTGTGCGGGTTCAGGGCAACGCCCGCGCGGCATCCCAGCTTTTTGATTTGCTGAATGACGCGGTGCAGGTGCGGGCACGCTTCGTAGTGCACCGTAATCACCTCGGCGCCGGCATTGCGAAACGCCTCGAGGTAGTTCTGCGGATCTTCAATCATGAGGTGCACATCGAGCGGCTGCTGGGCGTGGCGCTTGATGGCCTCGAGCACCGGAATGCCGAACGAGATATTCGGCACAAACCGGCCGTCCATGATGTCGCAGTGCAGCCAGTCGGCGGCGCTGCCGGCGAGGCGCTCGGTTTCGGCTTGCAGATTGGCAAAATCGGCGGCCAACAGCGAGGGCGCCAGCAAGGGAGCAATTCGGCGAGGTGTACTCATGCCACGAAGTTAGCAAAGCCCTGAATAGGTTGCGGCTGCCGGCGCCCGCGTTTGGCGTTCGGCTGGCCCTAGGTAAAAACACAAGCCCGGCGCGCGGGCCGCGCGCCGGGCTTGGTGCCAATTGCCTGCCGGCAGCGGCTACTGCTGCACAAAGCGCACCGAGCGGGGCGGCGTGTCGCTGCCCGCGTACACCGTGCAGTTGTACTGCCCGGGCTTCAGGCTACCCAGGCGCAGCGGCACTCGTTCGCCCATTGGGGGCGGCAGCAGCAGCTCTTTCACCAATGCGCCTTTGGCATCGGTTACGCGCACGCGCAGCGCCTTGCGCCGGAATGCCTCGGGCAGTTGCAAAGCCAGCTCGCGCCCCGCCGGGTTCGGGAAAATGCTCATCTCGCCGCCCGGGTTGGGGCCGGCTTTGGCCGACAACGGATTGTTTGGGTTCAGCAAATTGTAAGCCCGCGTAAAGCTCGGTATGCCGTAGCCTTGCAGGTTGTCGGGGCGGTTGGCCTGG includes the following:
- the rpe gene encoding ribulose-phosphate 3-epimerase, with the translated sequence MSTPRRIAPLLAPSLLAADFANLQAETERLAGSAADWLHCDIMDGRFVPNISFGIPVLEAIKRHAQQPLDVHLMIEDPQNYLEAFRNAGAEVITVHYEACPHLHRVIQQIKKLGCRAGVALNPHTPAWVLQDIAAELDLVCVMSVNPGFGGQSFIPHTLQKVAELKELLTDCGSEALIEVDGGVNQQNAVPLVEAGADVLVAGSFVFNSPDPVATLADLRAQLTAAVTANN
- a CDS encoding TonB-dependent receptor, producing the protein MGASRRRRKRVWPVVVVRGLLCLPAAAAVSVTAGFAQQQPAARIELRGTVTEANGQPLEQVAIAVEGQAAGANTNASGEFRLTATRPANGRPLVLVLRRLGYTTLRRTIQPQELTDGRAALRLTLQSSARTIDNVTVRGQRGEDTREQISLTQLDPRAIKEVPSAFGDFNKVLTTLPGVVANNELTSTYSVRGGNYDENLVYVNGIEIYRPFLVTAAQQEGLSFVNPDLVERVDFTSGGWQPRFGDKLSSVLNIEYKQPQRNAASVTGSLVGGAAHVESVSKSGRVSYLAGARYKNAQYVLRSLRSAQGAYDPTFLDGQVYVRAGLGPQGDMQRTSLGLLASAARNNFRFAPQSGQVTFSTGTNEFQRLFIGYAGYERMQYDTYQGGLNLTHHFTPKLSGELIAGGLLTREWEFRDVEAAYRLADIDRDPSSRTFNQAVRQRDIGSRFDHSRNRLNAWIASLEARATYQPTERHTLRFGLKGGRENIDDRLDEYTFVDSADFVPVQRFTRLRTDLNLESARVQGYGQHTWRLDSLRTLTYGVRLHYWSVNNQLAVSPRVQYSAISRRNPRLSYKAAAGLYYQPPFYRELRNQVGVLNRDLKAQRSVHFIAGSEYRLKAAGRPFQLTTEAYFKYLTDVVPYDVDNVRLRYFGQNLATAYAAGFDARFSGEFVRGAESWFSLGVLTTRENLRGDVITQYDSLGNVIGQKEKGYIRRPSDQRLNLGIFFQDHLPDNPSVRGYVNVVFGTGLPFSPPGLPELRGTSKLTRSYKRVDLGFSKVLSLRTDQQRRFYEPESIWMGLEVLNVLAANNVAGYSYIQDLNGTTYGVPNYLSQRVINLRVIARF